In the Malania oleifera isolate guangnan ecotype guangnan chromosome 1, ASM2987363v1, whole genome shotgun sequence genome, one interval contains:
- the LOC131153820 gene encoding probable mannitol dehydrogenase isoform X1, which produces MAKSAEQEQQRKAFGWAARDTSGVLSPFNFSRRATGEKDIAFKVLYCGICHSDLHSVKNEWGTSKYPLVPGHEIVGIVTKVGTQVKKFNVGDKVGVGYMVGACHSCDNCKNDLENYCPKMIQTCGSIDRDGTTTYGGYSDIMVVDEHFVVRIPENMPLDGGAPLLCAGITVFSPLKYYGLDKPGMHVGVVGLGGLGHVAIKFAKALGLHVTVVSTSSHKKEEAIEHLGADSFLVSRDPDQMNSAMGTLDGIIDTVSAVHPLLPLLGLLKSNGTLVMVGAPDRPLELPVYPLLSGRKVVGGSMIGGMKETQEMIDFAATHNITADIEVIPMRYVNTAMERLEKADVRYRFVIDIGNTMTTT; this is translated from the exons GGCAACAGGGGAGAAGGACATTGCATTCAAGGTGCTGTACTGTGGGATTTGTCACTCTGATCTTCACTCCGTGAAGAATGAATGGGGCACATCTAAATATCCTCTTGTCCCTGG GCACGAGATCGTGGGAATTGTGACAAAGGTAGGAACGCAGGTAAAAAAATTCAACGTCGGAGATAAAGTAGGTGTGGGGTATATGGTTGGAGCTTGCCACTCTTGTGATAACTGCAAGAATGATCTTGAGAACTATTGTCCCAAAATGATACAAACCTGTGGTAGTATCGATCGCGACGGAACCACCACATACGGTGGCTATTCTGACATTATGGTGGTTGATGAGCACTTCGTAGTTCGGATTCCAGAAAACATGCCTCTTGATGGTGGCGCTCCTCTGTTATGTGCCGGGATCACGGTGTTTAGCCCCTTAAAGTACTATGGTCTCGACAAGCCCGGTATGCATGTTGGTGTGGTTGGTCTTGGTGGTTTAGGGCATGTTGCTATTAAGTTTGCCAAGGCCCTTGGACTTCATGTGACTGTGGTTAGCACTTCGTCCCACAAAAAGGAGGAAGCCATTGAACATCTCGGTGCTGACTCGTTTTTGGTTAGCCGTGACCCCGACCAAATGAAT TCTGCAATGGGCACATTGGATGGCATCATTGATACGGTCTCTGCCGTTCACCCTCTCCTACCCCTTCTAGGCCTATTGAAGTCCAATGGAACCCTTGTCATGGTTGGCGCTCCAGACAGACCGCTAGAGCTTCCGGTCTATCCTTTGCTTTCGG GGAGAAAGGTGGTGGGTGGTAGTATGATTGGGGGAATGAAGGAGACGCAAGAGATGATTGATTTCGCAGCAACACACAATATAACAGCAGATATTGAGGTTATTCCAATGAGATACGTTAATACTGCCATGGAACGTCTTGAGAAAGCTGATGTTAGATATCGTTTTGTTATTGACATTGGGAATACAATGACTACTACCTAA